The Trichocoleus desertorum ATA4-8-CV12 DNA segment CCCCCAACAGAGCCAAACCCTTGGAGTGAGACAAGTTGAAATGTAGTGATGTAGCAGTGCCTAACCGAGGTTTGCCATAAGCGTTATAGGTAAAACGTAGCTGAGCAGGCCTTTGATCGAGGTAGCGACCCAAAATCAATCGCAGTAAACCTCGCGCCACAATAAAATGCTGCCTATCCTTGGGAAAATAAAATTTTGCTGCTCGCTCTTGTTCGTCACTGGTTAAGGTTGCATGGAACTGCTCAATTAACGTCGGGTCTTGATCGAGCGCTGCACACCAGACATGCACTTCATTCTTGGCTAGCTCCAAGTTTGTGGGGGGTGACTCCCAAACTGTACTGCTCACGCTTAGATTTTTCCAGCCGCTAGGCTTTCTGCACGAATCAAGGCCCCCCTAGCCCCCAACTCTGGGGGGAACTTTGAGAGCTTCTCCAAAATTGGGGGTAGGAGGAAGCGATAGAGCATTCAGGCAGAATATTTATTGTTTTCATTCAGGTAGACGGCTCAGAATCTGAGTGAGTTCTTGGGTTAGCAGTTGTAGCAACAAGGTCTGGTCTGAGTGAATGAAAAAGTGATTCCCTGCCAGCATTCGGTGAGAAAAGCCAGCACTGGTTTGAGCTTGCCATACTTGCAGCGCTTCCTCACTCACATCTACGTCCTGCAATCCTCCAAATGCAGTGATTGAGCAAGGCAGAGGAGCTTGGGAAGCATAAGTATAGGTTTCGAGAACGGCAAAATCAGCTCGTAGAATTGGCAGCATCAATTCCATGAGTTCCGCATGCTCTAGTACCGCTTCTGGAGTGCCTTGCAGACGACGTAGCGCGGCGACAAATTCTGCTTGAGGTAACTGATGAATCGGTGGTTTACGGTGGGGTATTTGAGCAGCTCGCGCCCCTGATACAAACAGATGCACGGGACAGGGCTGATGATTTGTTCGTAACCAGCGAGCCAATTCAAAGCAGACCCAAGCTCCCATACTGTGTCCGAAAAAGGCAAAAGGTTGGTCTAGGTGGGGTAGGAGATCTGAGGCGATCGCTTCTACCAACTCAGTCATTCGAGTTAATAGCGGTTCAGTCATCCGAGAACCATGCCCAGGCAACTCGATCGCGCCTAGCTCAACCTCTGAGGGCAAGCTATTCAGCCAAGGGCGAAAGATAAAAGAATTCCCCCCCGCGTAGGGAAAGCAAAATAGCCGCAAACGAGCTTGAGGATTGCGTTTGGGATAAGTTACAGAAGCCGTAGCAGTTGGCACCAATCTTTTACCTAACAAAAACTTGCCAATTTGAGTTTATAAGCTGTCGCTCTCGTTATTGAGTAACGTTAGATAAGCATTGGCGAAGATAGCTGCTTGGGTGCGATCGCGCAAATTGAGCCGATTCAGAATGTTGGTGACGTGATTTTTGACCGTGCCTTCTGAGATAAACAAAGTTTGAGCAATTTCTCGATTACTAGAACCCGCCGCAATTAAGCGCAACACTTCCCGTTCTCTGGGCGTGAGTTCGCTCAACTCCGGAGGCAATGGCAATGGTTCAGCGGGTGGACTAGCATTCGCGGTGGGTTTTGGCCCCATGTGGGAAAGTACTTTCTGAAAAATGCCTGGGCCAAATTGAGCGTATCCCTTATGAACCGCCCGAATCGCAGCAGCTAGCTCCTCCGAAGGCGTATCCTTCAGCAAATAGCCGATCGCTCCCACCCGCATCGCCTCAGCAATATATTCATCATCATCAAAGGTGGTCAACACCAAGACTTTGATCGCTGGAAAGCGCTGACAAATACTTTTAGTGGCGGCAACCCCATCCATTACAGGCATTCGCACATCCATCAACACCACATCGGGTTGTAGCGTTTCTACTTGCTGAATCGCAACTTGCCCATTACTCGCATCTCCCACTACATCCAAGTCTGGCTCTAGCTCCAGCAGAGCTTTCAAACCCTGACGCAAAATACTTTGGTCATCGACTAGTAAGACGCGAATCATTAGGGCAATTTCGGTAGGGGCAACTTGGCTAGAATCCGACAACCCGCTCCGGGCTGGCTGGCAATGGTAAAGTGACCGCCCAACGCCAAACTCCGTTCCTGCATCCCCTGAATCCCAAATCCGGTTGTATTTTCATTCACTTCAAAGCCGTTACCGTCATCTTGAATCTGTAACAGCAAGATATCTTTCGCTGTCCTAACTTGAATTTGTACCGCACTCGCAGCAGCATATTTACAAATGTTAGTCAGGGATTCTTGGACGATGCGATAAACGGCAGTTTTGAGTTCTAGTGGCAGCGATCGCGTCAGTTCAATTTCACAAGTCGGCAAAATGCCCGTGGTGCGATGAAATTCCTGAGCGAGGCGGGCGATCGCCATCTCTAAAGCTTGGCCTTGGAGTGGATCGGA contains these protein-coding regions:
- a CDS encoding alpha/beta fold hydrolase — encoded protein: MVPTATASVTYPKRNPQARLRLFCFPYAGGNSFIFRPWLNSLPSEVELGAIELPGHGSRMTEPLLTRMTELVEAIASDLLPHLDQPFAFFGHSMGAWVCFELARWLRTNHQPCPVHLFVSGARAAQIPHRKPPIHQLPQAEFVAALRRLQGTPEAVLEHAELMELMLPILRADFAVLETYTYASQAPLPCSITAFGGLQDVDVSEEALQVWQAQTSAGFSHRMLAGNHFFIHSDQTLLLQLLTQELTQILSRLPE
- a CDS encoding response regulator transcription factor yields the protein MIRVLLVDDQSILRQGLKALLELEPDLDVVGDASNGQVAIQQVETLQPDVVLMDVRMPVMDGVAATKSICQRFPAIKVLVLTTFDDDEYIAEAMRVGAIGYLLKDTPSEELAAAIRAVHKGYAQFGPGIFQKVLSHMGPKPTANASPPAEPLPLPPELSELTPREREVLRLIAAGSSNREIAQTLFISEGTVKNHVTNILNRLNLRDRTQAAIFANAYLTLLNNESDSL